The following are encoded together in the Phaseolus vulgaris cultivar G19833 chromosome 9, P. vulgaris v2.0, whole genome shotgun sequence genome:
- the LOC137822550 gene encoding protein DOWNSTREAM OF FLC-like translates to MAARVVLLLAMCVLPAMVAAIRPVNREFSVKGRVYCDRCRAGFETSATTYIAGAEVMAQCKSRTTNEVVFTQNAITDSSGTYTLHVKKDHNDEICSVKILSSPHPECTVVTPGRDEALVILTRYNGIASDDRYANAMGFMSREVAAGCAEVLKQYQEFDNEN, encoded by the exons ATGGCCGCGAGGGTAGTGTTGTTGTTGGCTATGTGTGTGCTTCCGGCAATGGTTGCGGCCATTCGCCCAGTCAATAGAGAATTTAGCGTGAAGGGTCGCGTCTACTGTGACCGTTGCCGTGCTGGTTTTGAGACCTCTGCAACCACCTACATTGCTG GTGCGGAGGTTATGGCGCAATGCAAGAGCAGGACGACCAACGAGGTTGTGTTCACACAGAATGCGATTACTGATTCAAGTGGAACATACACATTACACGTGAAGAAGGATCATAACGATGAGATCTGCAGTGTTAAGATTTTAAGCAGTCCTCACCCTGAATGCACGGTAGTGACCCCTGGCCGTGACGAAGCCCTTGTTATTCTCACCCGCTACAATGGCATTGCCTCCGACGATAGGTACGCCAATGCCATGGGTTTCATGTCTCGGGAGGTTGCTGCTGGCTGTGCTGAGGTCCTCAAGCAATACCAGGAGTTCGACAATGAGAACTAA
- the LOC137820361 gene encoding 2,3-bisphosphoglycerate-dependent phosphoglycerate mutase 1-like, with protein sequence MAAEVYYQAIGTLQSHSHLNNFNHHQKHQNTIVRLVARDFISGNGLSRRSTNRSGQRNCTVIRSLASPTSVVDPVLSPSRSNAGDSNKKSNEAALILIRHGESLWNEKNLFTGCVDVPLSKKGIDEAIEAGKRISSIPVDVIFTSALIRAQMTAMLAMTQHRRGKVPIILHNESERARSWSQVFSEDTKKQSIPVIAAWQLNERMYGELQGLNKKETANRYGKEQVHEWRRSYDIPPPNGESLEMCAQRSVAYFRDQIEPQLLSGKNVMISAHGNSLRSIIMYLDKLTSQEVISLELSTGIPMLYIFKEGRFIRRGSPIGPSEAGVYSYSRRLALYKQKLDNMFQ encoded by the exons ATGGCTGCTGAAGTATATTACCAGGCTATTGGCACTTTGCAGTCCCATTCTCATCTGAATAATTTTAATCATCACCAGAAGCATCAAAACACCATAGTAAGATTGGTGGCTAGGGATTTTATCAGTGGTAATGGCTTGTCAAGGAGAAGTACTAACCGCTCTGGCCAGAGGAATTGTACTGTAATTCGATCTCTAGCTTCGCCAACATCAGTGGTTGATCCGGTGTTGTCCCCTTCAAGAAGCAACGCGGGTGACAGTAACAAGAAATCAA ATGAAGCAGCTTTAATCCTTATTCGGCATGGTGAGTCATTATGGAATGAAAAGAACTTATTCACAGGGTGTGTTGATGTTCCTCTAAGCAAGAAGGGTATAGATGAAGCAATTGAAGCTGGAAAAAGAATTAGCAGCATTCCTGTTGATGTCATATTTACATCGGCTTTGATTCGTGCACAAATGACAGCCATGCTTGCCATGACCCAGCACCGTCGTGGGAAG GTCCCTATCATTTTGCACAATGAGAGTGAACGAGCAAGGTCATGGAGTCAAGTTTTTAGTGAAGATACAAAAAAACAGTCCATTCCAGTCATAGCAGCTTGGCAACTAAACGAAAGAAT GTATGGGGAACTGCAAGGTCTCAATAAGAAAGAAACAGCCAACAGATATGGGAAAGAGCAAGTCCATGAGTGGCGCCGAAGTTATGACATACCTCCTCCAAATGGTGAAAGCTTGGAAATGTGTGCTCAAAGATCAGTTGCCTATTTCAGAGACCAA ATTGAACCACAACTTTTATCTGGAAAGAATGTTATGATTTCAGCCCATGGGAATTCATTGAGATCCATTATCATGTACCTTGATAAATTAACTTCCCAAGAG GTCATTAGTTTGGAACTGTCAACTGGAATTCCCATGCTTTACATTTTCAAAGAGGGAAGATTCATTAGGAGGGGGAGTCCCATAGGGCCTTCTGAAGCTGGAGTTTATTCCTATTCAAGG CGTTTGGCTCTTTACAAGCAGAAATTGGATAACATGTTCCAATGA